A single genomic interval of Panthera uncia isolate 11264 chromosome A1 unlocalized genomic scaffold, Puncia_PCG_1.0 HiC_scaffold_17, whole genome shotgun sequence harbors:
- the LOC125935242 gene encoding adhesion G-protein coupled receptor V1-like: protein MDLETLVAECPNSKQQRPKIAEEGSTISCVVERTRGALDYVHVFYTISQIGSEGINYLVDDFANASGTITFLPWQRSEVLNIYVLDDDIPELNEYFRVTLVSAIPGDGKLGSIPTSGASIDPEKETTDITIKASDHPYGLLQFSTGLPPEPEDAMTLPSSSMPHVTVQEEDGEVRLLVVRAQGLLGRVLAEFRTVSLTAFSPEDYQVNHLIIWKPYLSKRLSPSLAGVEETCTGPLLYSTSKISADGLLSSLLISTNSSTSVL from the exons ATTGCAGAGGAGGGATCCACCATTTCATGTGTGGTGGAACGAACCAGAGGAGCTCTGGATTATGTGCATGTTTTTTATACCATCTCACAGATCGGATCTGAAGGCATTAATTACCTTGTTGATGATTTTGCTAATGCCAGTGGAACTATCACGTTCCTTCCTTGGCAGAGATCTGAG gttctgaatatatatgttcttGATGATGATATTCCTGAGCTTAATGAGTATTTCCGTGTGACGCTGGTTTCTGCAATTCCTGGAGATGGGAAGCTGGGATCCATCCCCACCAGTGGTGCAAGCATAGACcctgaaaaggaaacaacagatatcaCCATCAAAGCTAGTGATCACCCATATG GCTTGCTGCAGTTCTCCACAGGGCTGCCCCCTGAGCCTGAGGACGCGATGACCCTGCCTTCAAGCAGCATGCCTCACGTCACCGTGCAGGAGGAAGATGGAGAAGTGAGACTATTGGTCGTCCGGGCACAAGGACTCCTGGGGAGGGTTCTGGCGGAATTTAGGACGGTGTCACTGACAGCATTTAGTCCTGAGGACTATCAGGTAAATCACTTGATCATTTGGAAGCCATATTTATCAAAGAGACTCAGTCCTTCCCTTGCGGGAGTGGAAGAGACTTGCACTGGTCCCCTGTTATACTCAACAAGCAAAATAAGCGCTGATGGATTGCTCTCTAGCCTGTTGATTTCTACAAATTCAAGTACTTCAGTCCTTTAA